AAGGAGTCTCCCTCCTCCCGGCGATTCCTAAAAAAGGAGATCCAGAGCTCGGAAGGATGATGTTGCTCTTCCTTCCCTATGCGGCAGGTCTCTCTCTGAATCAGATAAATCCGATCATCAGCAGGGTATTGGGCTCTTTTCTCCAGGATGGGGCCATTTCTGTCCTGAACTACGCCAACAGAGTTATACAGCTTCCTCTCGGACTCGTCGTGATAGCCATATCTCAGGCGGTGCTTCCGGAACTATCGAGATGTATGTTGGAGGGGGACAGGGTGTTCTCTGAGACCGTTCGGGATTCGGTGAGGTTTGCTCTTTTCGCCATATTGCCGATAACGGTGGCAGCCTGCATGGTCTCGGGGCCCGTGATACACGTTCTTTTCTACAGAGGAGCTTTCGGCGAATGGGCATGGAACGCGACCTCTTTGGCCATGTCTATGTATGCTTTAGGACTTCCAGGAATGGCCTGTTCGACTGTAATCATGAGAGCGCTCTACGCTAAGGGGCTTCCAAGGGCGGCCGTTGCAGTGACCCTGTCAAGCGTCGTCTCTAACCTGGTAATCAGCGTCTTGCTCCTGCGTCCCATGGGATTCAGTGGGCTGGCTTTGGCTACCTCGATAGCCTTTACTCTTTCCTCGTTTGTCGGGCTTTATCTTCTAGGTAGGAAAACGACGCATCGAATAGGTCTTTTCGACATGTCCTGGATCGTTAAAAATATGGTAGCTCTGTCGGCTCTGGCAGTGGTTCTGTACGGTTTCTCGGTTTTGTATCCCTATCCTCAGGGCGGTTCGATGGCTTGGAGGTCCCTATGGATCCTGTTCGCCGCGATTTTAGGAGGGGTCTCCTACATAGGAGGAGCCGCCGTTATGGGGTCTGGTGAGCTCCATTGGATAAAAGAGGCCGTTGTCTCCAGAAAGAGAAAGGACAAAAAATGCGATGAATCGAATAGGTAAGATGTTTATTTTTTCATCTGCACTAGTGATGCTTTTTGTTGTCGGT
This is a stretch of genomic DNA from Dethiosulfovibrio faecalis. It encodes these proteins:
- the murJ gene encoding murein biosynthesis integral membrane protein MurJ, with amino-acid sequence MSVILSRMVRNALTMMLGTFASRILGLAREIITAALFGASRSLDAFYIAYTLANLARQLLAEGALSAAFVPVFAQVLEKDGCERAENLARQASSVLLFLCAVVVVLGYLMSPLLVSLMAPGFDVEKTNLAVSLTRWMFPYLMMVSMAALAMGVLNSMGRFFVPAVAPAMANVAYITIVLLFASRSGVSCLVWAVLLGGVLQMGVQLLAVSREGVSLLPAIPKKGDPELGRMMLLFLPYAAGLSLNQINPIISRVLGSFLQDGAISVLNYANRVIQLPLGLVVIAISQAVLPELSRCMLEGDRVFSETVRDSVRFALFAILPITVAACMVSGPVIHVLFYRGAFGEWAWNATSLAMSMYALGLPGMACSTVIMRALYAKGLPRAAVAVTLSSVVSNLVISVLLLRPMGFSGLALATSIAFTLSSFVGLYLLGRKTTHRIGLFDMSWIVKNMVALSALAVVLYGFSVLYPYPQGGSMAWRSLWILFAAILGGVSYIGGAAVMGSGELHWIKEAVVSRKRKDKKCDESNR